Part of the Lycium ferocissimum isolate CSIRO_LF1 unplaced genomic scaffold, AGI_CSIRO_Lferr_CH_V1 ctg24199, whole genome shotgun sequence genome is shown below.
ataacagcatttcactataacaaccaTGCTTTTGTGGACGatctatctcatgttatgttatgaaatatattctctataatagcatttcactatagcagccaaaaagtaaaaaacgatgttgttatagagaagatGTTgttagagaggtttgactgtatgtaACTTGAGTTTGAGACAATAGGTTCAAATGCACCCACAGTTTATATAATGGATCTGCCTCTTCTTGGGATTATACTAACCTTTTAGGAATAGGCAAAGCCGGGTAGCGCTCTGATAGAACCGAGACAAGTTGATTGTTGTCAAGAACTTTTGAGCTGCAAAGGAACCTCCCATGAGCATTTGGATGCTCATAGACAACTATATGAGAGAGTGCTACATCATCTATATGAACATAACCCATTCTTCCATGGAATTCAAACTTATCTGTCCTTTAAGCAAACCAAGAACATCATTTGCTGTTGAACACAAATCTGGAGGCAAACTTGCCCCAATGATGAAAGAGGGGAGTAGTGTAACGAGATCAATGTTGTTTTGTTTACAGAATTCCCAAGCAGCCTTCTCAGCTAGGGTCTTTGATAGTACATACCAAATCTTGCATGGAAAGAGTAAAATGGTGAGATCATTGTTTATACTTTCCATCGAATTTATATGACACTGTTCTTATTTTGGTAAGTGTCAAAGTGTTTGATCCCATTCTATTTCTATAAAACTTccaagaaaagtcaagaaaatatttaaattttaggaTGTGTTTAAAATTTAAGGAAATGTTTTCTCTCGAAAGTAAATAGGTTGCTTACTcattttttggtgtttgatgAGTGAACAGA
Proteins encoded:
- the LOC132043413 gene encoding tetraketide alpha-pyrone reductase 1-like — translated: MGYVHIDDVALSHIVVYEHPNAHGRFLCSSKVLDNNQLVSVLSERYPALPIPKRFKELDRPPYEFNTSGGLRNEIQVH